From a region of the Tistrella mobilis genome:
- a CDS encoding tetratricopeptide repeat protein yields MATLLLAACASPGTGPAPDVQVGRTFTGNYLAGRYAQTRDDFTAAAAFYRAALDQAPQDPELLRRAMLLTAGEGNIPQALDYAKRVRALEPAAPFADLLLILDRIQAGELIEAERMADRMDRGGVNALLAPVVDAWVRFGRGRSGEAVTALDRLAGTPAFATYRYYYAALIHDLAGQDAGARANYEVALSSGGPTPVRLIQSYASYLVRTGNRDQAADLYRQLLRDAPESTTLRQALARIEAGEELPRLVPDYKAGIAEALYGVAGLLLRDQVLGAALFYGRLALFMRPDFADARYLVGEVYERAGDHRSALDAFRKIDDGGAVAEAAAIRIADNLAASGDIDGAEALLEERVAAGQKDAAISLAELYRRQERWDDAARAYSSALAALVDPGPEHWDLFYARGVAYERAGRWPEAESDFLKALQLSPDQPLVLNYLGYSWVEKGMHLDRARAMLEKAVTLRPRDGFIVDSLGWALFQMGDYAGAVARLEQAVLLQPNDPTINDHLGDAYWRVGREREARFQWSHALVFDPEPKQAEIIRDKLARGLPPAPAGSVIPVAAPAPK; encoded by the coding sequence ATGGCGACGCTGTTGCTGGCGGCCTGCGCCAGCCCGGGCACCGGGCCGGCCCCGGATGTCCAGGTCGGCCGTACCTTCACCGGCAACTATCTGGCCGGGCGCTATGCCCAGACCCGTGACGATTTCACCGCCGCGGCCGCCTTCTATCGTGCAGCGCTCGATCAGGCGCCGCAGGACCCGGAGTTGCTGCGCCGCGCCATGCTGCTGACGGCGGGCGAGGGCAACATCCCCCAGGCGCTGGATTATGCAAAGCGCGTGCGCGCGCTGGAGCCGGCCGCCCCGTTCGCCGATCTGCTGCTGATCCTGGACCGCATCCAGGCGGGAGAGCTGATCGAGGCCGAGCGCATGGCCGACCGCATGGATCGCGGCGGCGTCAACGCGCTGCTCGCCCCCGTGGTCGATGCCTGGGTGCGTTTCGGCCGCGGCCGTTCGGGAGAGGCGGTCACCGCACTCGACCGGCTGGCCGGCACGCCGGCTTTCGCCACCTACCGCTATTACTATGCAGCACTGATCCACGATCTGGCCGGCCAGGATGCAGGCGCGCGGGCCAATTACGAGGTGGCGCTGTCGAGCGGCGGGCCGACGCCCGTGCGGCTGATCCAGTCCTACGCCTCGTATCTCGTCCGCACCGGCAACCGCGACCAGGCGGCCGATCTCTATCGCCAGCTTCTGCGCGATGCGCCCGAGAGCACGACGCTGCGCCAGGCGCTGGCGCGGATCGAGGCGGGCGAGGAACTGCCGCGGCTGGTGCCCGACTACAAGGCCGGCATCGCCGAGGCGCTTTACGGCGTGGCCGGTCTGCTGCTGCGCGATCAGGTGCTGGGGGCCGCCCTGTTCTACGGCCGGCTCGCCTTGTTCATGCGCCCCGATTTCGCCGATGCCCGCTATCTGGTGGGCGAGGTTTACGAGCGGGCCGGCGATCACCGCTCGGCGCTCGATGCCTTCCGCAAGATCGACGATGGCGGTGCCGTGGCCGAGGCGGCGGCGATCCGCATCGCCGACAATCTCGCAGCCTCGGGCGATATCGACGGGGCCGAGGCGCTGCTGGAAGAGCGGGTGGCCGCCGGCCAGAAGGATGCGGCGATCAGCCTGGCCGAACTCTATCGCCGGCAGGAACGCTGGGACGATGCCGCCCGCGCCTATAGCAGCGCGCTCGCCGCCCTGGTCGATCCCGGCCCCGAACACTGGGATCTGTTCTATGCCCGCGGCGTCGCCTATGAGCGCGCCGGCCGCTGGCCCGAGGCCGAGTCCGATTTCCTGAAAGCGCTGCAGCTGTCGCCCGATCAGCCGCTGGTGCTGAATTATCTGGGCTATTCCTGGGTCGAGAAGGGCATGCACCTGGACCGGGCCCGGGCGATGCTGGAAAAGGCGGTGACGCTGCGCCCGCGCGACGGTTTCATCGTCGACAGCCTGGGCTGGGCGCTGTTCCAGATGGGCGATTACGCAGGCGCCGTCGCCCGGCTGGAGCAGGCGGTCCTGCTGCAGCCCAACGACCCCACGATCAACGATCATCTGGGCGATGCCTATTGGCGGGTCGGGCGCGAGCGCGAGGCCCGCTTCCAGTGGAGCCATGCCCTGGTCTTCGACCCCGAGCCGAAACAGGCCGAGATCAT